The Sulfuricurvum sp. IAE1 DNA segment GTCAAAAAATACGGGGTTAAAATCGCCCTGGACGATTTCGGGGCGGGATATTCGAATTTCGCCTACATCAGCCGGCTCGACATCGACTACGTCAAAATCGACGGTTCCATCATCCGTGACGTCGATACGAACCGAACCTCGCAGATAATCCTCGATACGATCCTCGATTTCGCCTCCAAACTCGGCGTCGAAACCGTGGCTGAATTCGTCAGTTCAGAAGCAATCTGCCACTACCTTCAGACGCTGCCGATCAATGCGATGCAGGGGTATTATTTCGCAAAACCCGCCCCCTCTATGGAAGGTTAGTTCAAAGGAGCCTTGGTGATCCGCGAAAGCGGTTCGTTTACGGCGAACACCCTGGAGCGGATCCCCTGAACCCCGAAGCTCTCAAGACGCGCAGTGTGCATCGCCAGATACGCTTGGGCCGATGCGGTGTCTTCAAACAGGTAAATCCCCCCCGCTTGGCCGGTCTCGCGGTTTTCGGTCCACATTTTCCAGATCAGCCCCTTTTCTTGCGCAATCGACTCGGCCAGCCCCGCAAACGCCTGTGCCATCTCTTCGCCGTAGGGTCCCGAATAGGGAAAATCGATCTGCAATAATACGTTCATTCGTCATCCTTGTGATTTTTCGAACAGTATAGCAAAAGAATCATAACCCCCGTTAAACTCCCTTCCGCTATAATTCGCCCCATGAACAGCGAGCAAGCACTTTTCACGATCGATCCCACACCTGCCCTTCCGACCCGCCGATGCCGTCTTTTGGCCCGTGCATTGGGATACGGCCTCAGTTACGGGAACTATCTCGTTGCCGGACTCGTGTGGACGCAAAGCGACTGGTTTATCGCCATCGGTTCCCTGCTGCTGGGGTTCATCGTGTTCGGGATCGTTCGCAGTAAACTGCGTGCCGATTCCATCCCGATCGCACAGCGTGAAATGTCCTACACCGACTACGCCATCGCGTCGTGGTATCTCTCGCGCCATACCTGTTTTAGTCTCCCTAAGGAATAATCTTCATGGCATTAGTCGATCTGCTCGGTGTCTCCAAACACTACGAAGCCCAGAAAATCTTAGAGAACGTCAACTTCCACATCGACGAAGGGGAACGGGTCGTCATCGTCGGCAAAAACGGCAGCGGCAAATCGACCCTGATGAAAATCGTCGCGGGAGTTCTCGACGCCGATGAGGGGGAGCGGATCACCCGTCAGGGGATCCAGATCAAAATGCTCTCGCAGATACCCGTTTTCGATCCGGAGCATACGGTACGCGAAGC contains these protein-coding regions:
- a CDS encoding monooxygenase, coding for MNVLLQIDFPYSGPYGEEMAQAFAGLAESIAQEKGLIWKMWTENRETGQAGGIYLFEDTASAQAYLAMHTARLESFGVQGIRSRVFAVNEPLSRITKAPLN